In Primulina huaijiensis isolate GDHJ02 chromosome 6, ASM1229523v2, whole genome shotgun sequence, a single window of DNA contains:
- the LOC140978538 gene encoding vacuolar protein sorting-associated protein 28 homolog 2-like — MEVKLWNDKREREMYDNFGELFAIIKATEKVEKTYVRDIISPSEYETECQKLLTHFKTLSSTVTDIVPSMERFHDIYKMDCPAALNRLVISGVPATIEHRTTSALSATTSAAIVAECVQNFITAMDSLKLNMVAVDQVHPLLSDLAASLNKLSILPPDFEGKTKMKEWIARLSKMGAADELTEQHARQLHFDLESSYNSFMAALPAVGT; from the coding sequence ATGGAGGTTAAACTATGGAACGACAAGCGCGAAAGAGAGATGTACGACAATTTTGGTGAGCTTTTCGCAATTATAAAAGCTACTGAGAAGGTTGAGAAGACTTATGTCCGCGACATAATTTCTCCATCAGAGTACGAAACTGAATGCCAAAAATTATTAACCCACTTTAAGACTCTATCATCCACTGTGACAGACATTGTGCCAAGCATGGAGCGGTTCcatgatatatataaaatggACTGCCCGGCTGCCCTGAATCGGCTTGTGATTTCAGGTGTTCCTGCCACTATTGAGCACCGTACAACTTCAGCACTATCAGCCACAACTTCAGCTGCCATTGTTGCAGAGTGTGTACAGAATTTCATTACGGCAATGGATTCTTTGAAACTGAACATGGTTGCTGTTGATCAGGTCCATCCATTGTTGTCTGATTTAGCTGCTTCTCTCAATAAGTTGTCGATTTTGCCACCTGATTTCGAGGGCAAGACGAAGATGAAGGAATGGATTGCCAGACTTTCAAAAATGGGTGCTGCTGATGAGCTGACGGAGCAGCATGCACGACAGCTACACTTTGATCTGGAGTCGTCTTACAACTCCTTCATGGCTGCGTTACCAGCCGTAGGAACGTAG
- the LOC140978617 gene encoding homeobox-leucine zipper protein MERISTEM L1-like yields the protein MFPQNMFEGHQFLLDMEHKTPENEMDDLIRGDDHNETKSGTNTMEAPGSIDDQDPNERPKKKRYHRHTQHQIQEMELYFKEIPHPDDKQRKELGRRLTLEPLQVKFWFQNKRTQMKAQHERHENTSLKNDNDKLRAENLQYKEALSNATCPNCGGSSAIGEMSFDEQQLRIENSRLREEIDRIFGIAAKYVGKPVLSSPHLPEGAARSLDLGAGNFVPQAGIAGEVYGAPDLLRSLSGPTEADKPMIIELAVAAMEELIRMAQTGEPLWIRSAETNSVQILSEDEYIRTFPREIGTKPLGMKSEASRESSVVIMNHVNLVEILMDVNQWSNVFSSIVSRATTMEVLSTGVAGNYNGALQVMTAEFQVPSPLVPTREIYFVRYCKQHTEGIWAVVDVSLDNLRPTSMSRCRRRPSGCFIQELPNGYSKVTWVEHVEVDDRSVHSIYKPLVESGMAFGARRWVATLDRQCERLASSMANNIAAGDIGVISSPGGRKSMLKLAERMVMSFCTGVGASTAHTWTTLSGSGADDVRVMTRKSTDELGRPPGIVLSAATSFWLPVPPKRVFDFLRDENSRSEWDILSNGGLVQEMAHIANGRDPGNSVSLLRVNSANSSQSNMLILQESCTDSTGSYVIYAPVDIMAMNVVLSGEDPDYVALLPSGFAILPDGPNKHQAGRGLEIGSGGSLLTVAFQILVDSVPTAKLSLGSVATVNSLIKCTIERIKDAVLGESA from the exons ATGTTTCCACAAAACATGTTTGAAGGGCACCAATTTTTGCTGGACATGGAACATAAAACACCAGAAAATGAAATGGACGACTTAATCCGGGGTGATGATCATAATGAAACAAAATCAGGCACTAATACTATGGAAGCTCCGGGCTCCATTGATGATCAAGACCCCAATGAAAGACCCAAGAAGAAGCGATACCATCGTCACACACAGCATCAAATCCAAGAAATGGAATT ATATTTCAAGGAAATCCCGCATCCTGATGACAAGCAAAGAAAGGAGCTTGGCCGGAGATTAACGCTGGAGCCTCTGCAAGTGAAATTTTGGTTCCAAAACAAGCGCACCCAGATGAAG GCTCAACATGAACGCCATGAGAACACGAGTCTGAAAAACGATAATGATAAGCTTCGTGCAGAGAACTTACAATACAAGGAAGCTCTCAGTAATGCTACTTGTCCCAACTGTGGTGGCTCGTCTGCCATTGGAGAAATGTCCTTTGATGAGCAGCAACTCAGGATAGAAAATAGCCGCTTGAGAGAAGAG ATTGATAGGATTTTCGGAATAGCTGCAAAGTATGTCGGCAAACCTGTGCTCTCATCTCCTCATCTCCCTGAAGGAGCGGCTCGTTCACTTGATCTTGGAGCTGGGAATTTCGTTCCACAAGCAGGCATTGCTGGAGAGGTTTATGGAGCTCCAGACCTTCTTAGGTCACTTTCTGGCCCAACCGAGGCTGACAAGCCGATGATCATCGAGCTGGCTGTAGCAGCTATGGAGGAACTCATACGAATGGCGCAAACTGGAGAGCCCTTGTGGATTCGGAGCGCTGAGACGAATTCTGTTCAAATTTTGAGTGAAGATGAATATATTCGAACTTTTCCTCGTGAGATTGGAACAAAACCATTGGGAATGAAATCTGAAGCCTCGCGGGAGTCATCTGTGGTGATTATGAACCATGTTAATCTGGTGGAGATCTTGATGGACGTG AATCAATGGTCCAATGTGTTCTCCAGTATTGTTTCCAGAGCAACGACCATGGAAGTATTATCGACCGGTGTGGCGGGAAACTATAATGGAGCTCTTCAAGtg ATGACAGCCGAGTTCCAGGTCCCGTCTCCATTAGTTCCAACTCGCGAAATCTATTTCGTCAGATACTGCAAACAACATACGGAAGGGATTTGGGCTGTTGTGGATGTTTCTTTAGACAACCTTAGACCTACCTCTATGTCAAGATGTAGAAGAAGGCCATCAGGTTGTTTTATTCAAGAACTTCCCAATGGTTACTCTAAG GTTACATGGGTTGAACATGTGGAGGTGGATGACAGATCTGTTCATAGCATCTATAAACCTCTAGTTGAATCAGGAATGGCATTTGGGGCAAGGCGCTGGGTAGCAACACTTGACCGACAATGTGAACGATTAGCAAGTTCAATGGCAAACAACATTGCAGCTGGTGACATTGGAG TGATATCATCCCCGGGGGGTAGAAAGAGTATGCTGAAACTGGCTGAAAGAATGGTGATGAGTTTCTGTACCGGTGTTGGTGCTTCAACCGCGCATACATGGACGACACTTTCTGGAAGCGGTGCTGATGATGTTAGAGTCATGACTCGAAAAAGCACGGACGAGCTCGGGAGGCCGCCTGGAATTGTGCTGAGTGCGGCAACTTCATTCTGGCTTCCAGTTCCACCAAAGAGAGTTTTTGATTTCTTGAGGGATGAGAATTCAAGAAGTGAG TGGGATATTCTTTCGAATGGCGGCCTTGTTCAAGAAATGGCACATATTGCCAATGGCCGTGATCCTGGAAACTCCGTTTCTTTACTCCGTGTTAAT AGTGCAAATTCAAGCCAAAGCAACATGCTGATCCTACAGGAGAGTTGCACAGATTCGACGGGCTCATATGTCATTTATGCACCAGTAGACATCATGGCCATGAACGTTGTCTTAAGCGGTGAAGACCCGGATTATGTTGCCCTCTTGCCGTCAGGATTTGCCATACTTCCAGATGGGCCGAATAAACATCAGGCTGGTAGGGGACTGGAGATTGGGTCCGGCGGATCTTTACTGACTGTCGCATTTCAGATATTGGTTGATTCGGTCCCGACCGCGAAGCTTTCATTAGGATCTGTTGCAACGGTCAACAGCCTGATCAAGTGCACTATTGAAAGGATAAAAGATGCCGTTCTAGGCGAGAGTGCATGA
- the LOC140978864 gene encoding uncharacterized protein isoform X1 — MLILICVCLQYWKSYGDCEQEERRRSFPVESPFSLCHFCCLIIRQRNSSYIWWVFLLHCDPRLEREQLYWSFALTIMGTKIKGIYKGFKYGLSQIFVVKEREIEIGYPTDVKHVAHIGWDGHSGSAPTWMNEFRTVPDFTATSIGNSGSALSPWSSQDYGESVRLQSGSEMLKDIPSAELPSIKKKQKRKKSKSSSSPKSSSSHSSRTSRAAKSKSKLVGECGTKPSNMEVA, encoded by the exons ATGCTTATATTGATATGCGTATGTCTACAGTATTGGAAGAGTTATGGGGATTGTGAGCAGGAGGAGAGGAGAAGAAGCTTCCCTGTTGAATCTCCTTTCTCCCTGTGTCATTTCTGTTGCTTGATTATAAG GCAAAGGAACAGTTCTTACATTTGGTGGGTTTTTCTTCTGCATTGTGATCCACGTCTTGAAAGAGAGCAGCTTTATTGGAGTTTTGCACTGACAATAATGGGAACAAAAATAAAAGGGATTTACAAAGGATTCAAATATGGCCTGTCTCAAATCTTTG TTGTGAAGGAGCGTGAGATTGAGATCGGGTACCCAACTGATGTTAAGCATGTGGCACATATTGGGTGGGATGGCCATTCTGGGAGTGCACCTACTTGG ATGAATGAATTCAGGACTGTGCCTGATTTCACGGCAACGTCGATTGGCAATTCGGGCTCTGCACTTTCTCCATGGTCATCTCAAG ATTATGGAGAATCAGTGAGGTTGCAATCAGGTTCTGAGATGTTAAAAGACATACCATCTGCGGAACTGCCTAGCATCAAGAAAAAGCAGAAACGGAAGAAATCAAAATCTTCTTCCTCGCCAAAGTCTAGTTCTTCTCATTCGTCAAGAACATCAAGAGCAGCAAAATCGAAATCCAAACTCGTCGGAGAATGCGGCACAAAACCATCTAACATGGAAGTTGCCTAG
- the LOC140978864 gene encoding CRIB domain-containing protein RIC10-like isoform X2, with protein MGTKIKGIYKGFKYGLSQIFVVKEREIEIGYPTDVKHVAHIGWDGHSGSAPTWMNEFRTVPDFTATSIGNSGSALSPWSSQDYGESVRLQSGSEMLKDIPSAELPSIKKKQKRKKSKSSSSPKSSSSHSSRTSRAAKSKSKLVGECGTKPSNMEVA; from the exons ATGGGAACAAAAATAAAAGGGATTTACAAAGGATTCAAATATGGCCTGTCTCAAATCTTTG TTGTGAAGGAGCGTGAGATTGAGATCGGGTACCCAACTGATGTTAAGCATGTGGCACATATTGGGTGGGATGGCCATTCTGGGAGTGCACCTACTTGG ATGAATGAATTCAGGACTGTGCCTGATTTCACGGCAACGTCGATTGGCAATTCGGGCTCTGCACTTTCTCCATGGTCATCTCAAG ATTATGGAGAATCAGTGAGGTTGCAATCAGGTTCTGAGATGTTAAAAGACATACCATCTGCGGAACTGCCTAGCATCAAGAAAAAGCAGAAACGGAAGAAATCAAAATCTTCTTCCTCGCCAAAGTCTAGTTCTTCTCATTCGTCAAGAACATCAAGAGCAGCAAAATCGAAATCCAAACTCGTCGGAGAATGCGGCACAAAACCATCTAACATGGAAGTTGCCTAG
- the LOC140978153 gene encoding thiamine thiazole synthase 2, chloroplastic-like: MAAMTTTITSSISKSSSFDKKSTFYGSPITQRVAQPFKSAAQNSPITMSAVPYDLDSFTFQPIKESIVSREMTRRYMMDMITYADTDVIIVGAGSAGLSCAYELSKNPDINIAIIEQSVSPGGGAWLGGQLFSAMVVRKPAHKFLDELEIEYDEQDDYVVIKHAALFTSTIMSKLLVKPNVKLFNAVAAEDLIVKGGRVGGVVTNWALVSMNHDTQSCMDPNVMEAKVVVSSCGHDGPFGATGVKRLKSIGMIDSVPGMKALDMNAAEDAIVRLTREIVPGMIVTGMEVAEIDGSPRMGPTFGAMMISGQKAAHLALRALGLPNALDGNQSSVKSAQPEFVLASLESDEIIDA; the protein is encoded by the exons ATGGCGGCCATGACCACAACCATCACCTCTTCCATCTCTAAATCCTCCTCATTCGACAAAAAATCTACCTTCTATGGCTCCCCAATCACCCAACGCGTCGCTCAGCCCTTTAAATCCGCCGCACAAAACTCACCAATCACCATGTCCGCCGTTCCATACGACCTCGACAGCTTCACCTTCCAACCCATCAAAGAATCTATCGTTTCCCGTGAAATGACTCGCCGGTACATGATGGATATGATAACCTACGCCGACACCGACGTGATCATCGTCGGTGCCGGCTCCGCTGGTCTCTCATGCGCTTACGAGCTCAGCAAAAACCCCGACATCAACATCGCTATAATCGAGCAATCAGTCAGCCCCGGAGGCGGTGCGTGGCTCGGGGGACAGCTCTTCTCTGCCATGGTTGTCCGTAAGCCTGCTCACAAGTTTCTCGACGAACTCGAAATCGAATACGATGAGCAGGACGACTATGTGGTGATCAAGCACGCCGCTCTTTTCACCTCCACCATCATGAGCAAGCTGCTGGTCAAGCCCAACGTGAAGCTGTTCAACGCCGTTGCGGCGGAGGATTTGATCGTGAAGGGAGGCAGAGTCGGCGGCGTGGTGACGAACTGGGCTCTGGTTTCGATGAACCACGACACACAGTCGTGCATGGACCCGAACGTAATGGAGGCGAAAGTGGTGGTGAGCTCCTGCGGCCACGACGGACCCTTCGGTGCCACAGGAGTGAAGCGGCTGAAGAGCATCGGAATGATCGACAGCGTGCCCGGAATGAAAGCCCTCGACATGAACGCGGCAGAAGACGCCATCGTCAGGCTCACGAGAGAGATTGTGCCCGGAATGATCGTCACCGGCATGGAAGTCGCAGAAATCGACGGATCTCCCAGAATG GGTCCAACATTCGGGGCGATGATGATTTCGGGGCAGAAAGCAGCGCACTTGGCGTTAAGGGCATTGGGACTGCCAAATGCATTGGATGGCAATCAAAGCTCAGTCAAATCTGCTCAACCTGAATTCGTTCTGGCCTCTCTCGAATCTGATGAGATTATTGATGCGTAG